The Belonocnema kinseyi isolate 2016_QV_RU_SX_M_011 chromosome 2, B_treatae_v1, whole genome shotgun sequence nucleotide sequence CCTCAATTCTTTTATATTCtgtggaattattttgaatttgtttaattcattcgaattcttctaaatttacttaaatcaatggattttttgacttttcaaacGCTTTTATGTAATTGATCCTGagattcaattgataaaatgatcaacggatttgaagtattttaaggtTTTCCTGCAAATACCttggtattttcaagagctttacaattttttaatgattttaaaaggttttaaagtatttgaagtattttggatCGTTTCAAAAGATTACAACCTTAAATTTACCTTAAATTCCGTCCGATTTTACGAAAgtcaattgaattattattttatttaaaaaattgttaccaatttgtttgaattattttttatttaatttaaattgtcttgaaatctttttaatttatcctgaatttgttatcCTTTGAGCGTGCATAAATTACCCTATGCGCGTCacaaaaaagtaccctttggtccctatattttatcccatggGGACTGAGGCCTGACAATTGTATAGAATACAAAtctgatataatataataattcaagagaatttaagacACCGTTTTCGTATACTTTTCAGACAGTAATGGCAAAAGTCCGAGTTCAGTTCAGAGTCAAAGCATCCATTCCTCGGGCAAGAGTCATCAGAAGGTTTCACAAATCTTCCAAGAAAGGATGCAATTCGAAGGAGCACAAAGTAATCAGTCGAAAATTTCGTTGAGCAACAATAATCTTCCCGTTTCTAATCGCAACAAACACCCAACCCACATACCTTATGATCCTCACCTCCATAGAAGTAGCAAGCCTCCCTATTCTTTCTCATGTTTGATTTTCATGGCGATTGAGGACAGTCCAGTAAAAGCTCTACCAGTGAAAGAAGTTTATGCTTGGATTCTGGACCACTTTCCCTATTTTCGGAATGCGCCGACCGGCTGGAAAAACTCGGTGAGGCATAACCTGAGTCTCAATAAGTGCTTCCGGAAAGTGGAAAAGGCACCAGTAAGTTTCACTCACTTTTAACGAAAATCTTATAGTgacttttcaaatttgataataatgaaattaattaattttcagaatttgggAAAGGGCTCGTTGTGGATGGTGGATGCACAATATCGACCGAATTTGATACAAGCGCTTTCTCGTGCTCCCTTCCCTCCCCCATCTGCTCAAAATATTTCGTCTCCCGAAAAAATCCCGAGGAAGAGTGTCAGCACACGACTTCCGGATCCAGTCCTCTTTCCTTATCTCTCAAAAAGACTCGCGTCGAGCAATATCTGCGACAGTCCCGAGGCCGAAGTCGACAGCGATGTTGACGCCGCGGCAGCTGCGATGTTATCATTTAAACACGGACCTATTATTTTGAATCACAATAAAGGTAtgtggattttttttctaaaggtaAATTGCCTTCGGATGATATCTAAAGGTTTTGTTTTATTGCCTAGATCGCAAGAGAAAGCTGCCGGAACTGGAGAAGCTAGTTCCGGTGATCACCAGGAGTTCTAGTGAGGATCACACGTATAGTTGCATTACCTCTATCAAGCTCGAAAAGTGCGTAATGATTTTTCATGTTCTAAGTAGTTCCTTCAGTAATTTGAATTGCTCTCGTTAACTGCCGAGAATAATTCAGATCAGTATAATGTGTCCACTAGACCGGACATCCCGGAAGTGGccgataattttttgaaactgggAAATGAGAGCgaattttttttaccaggaattcaaaaaaaattagcaGGAAAACCTTTCCAGTCGCTACAATCGGatgaaattatgcaatttttaatgatttagatTTAAAGTGAAGAGTGAAAATACAAAAGGGGTCAAGcgcgaaatttatgaaattaataactttcttgaaataataatatgatatattataaggtacgagggtagttcaataagtccttagaatgaagtataaaaacggtgggtgttcgaccaattcgaattttagttcttcaattttagccatttaAACGATGCATtggtgaactcgggcgttgtcgtgatgaaagagaattttttttctcgccaaatgtggtcgttttttttttaacttcttctttcagctgctctaataatgatgcataatattcaccagtgattgttttacccttttccaagtagtcaataagtataattccacgtgcatcccaaaaaactgtagccataaccttaccagctgactttacggtctttgccttctttggagctggttcgcctgtggaaatccactgtttggattgttcctttgtctcaggagtttaatggtgtatccatgtttcatccacagtcacaaatcgacgaaaaaattcttcACGATTTCGACTTATGCGACtgctagtcgggagtggtgctgactgaaaacagatgatttggagcgattcgcgcgccatctgttggtcattctaaggacttattgaactaccctcgtaggatAAAAGAATAGATTTATGAATTTCACTTGCGACAAAcctacaaacaaaaaagaatacatacgaaaaataataattccagtaatttttttcatcaaaagtttGCTAGAATTCTAATTctcagtttttttctttaattgcaatttcacttcaaaatttaatgttcaaagtCCATATGGACACGAACTTTCTTCAGTTCCATGTAGTCTGGAAACGTCtcgaaattgatatttaaaaaacgattttactGAATTTACAAACACGATTTTAGTCTAccgaaaaaaaagaggaaaatgagTTTCAAAACTATAATCTGTAACATTTTCTCAAGTCTTTCACTTTGTAAtctttttatgatttgaaattcaGACTAGAAAAGTAAAAAGGGTAAAACATTTGTATTCTtatagtatgaatttttaatcgtttactttcaaattcatccatttttaaatttaaccatttttaaacacaGTTTCGAAGAATTTGTATTGAACTatggaatttattttgaatagtaATTGAATGTGGTAgatttttgcaattaataatttaaatctgttaaaaattacaatcgaTTTTTAGGTTATCAATTTAACATTGcagttgtttcaaattttatgattacagcttcataaattattttaaaataattttaagttcgtAAATTCATAATTAGACGACacttagaaattaaaaacgaTTCAGATTGAGGAATAATTGACCATTCATTGATAATCggcaattttaaacgaatttttaaaatttaaatttaaaattggaaacccaaatagtatttttaacacaatttttacccatagaattacaataaaattttgtaattttgtaaattttgtttattttcaatgatgattGCTTAATCTGGTCAAGCATAAATCTCAATTTGACAATTAATAACTTCCATAGGGTTGCTTcacaatttcatacaaaatagtttttgaatatttacttCTTAGATAAGTTCGAAGTACTTCATACGTTCCTTCACtggttttaatcaaaatttgtataGTATTTTCAGTACTTAAGGAAAATCATGTTTTATCGTTTTTATAGAAGAATCCGGAATTTAAGatacttttttgagattttattaacaaatgtcacaaaaaaagctttaaaatttcgtcggaaacaatatttttcaattcccaCTGCTGTCGTTAACAAATCATTCACACTGAAAACTGTGAAAGCCTGGCTACCAAtcaacttcattttaaaaaatgcacttattTGTAACGTTTTTTTATATAGGTACTTAGATTTTGAAGGTttgcaaatgaaaattctttaacttcagggtggccgttttagtcacataaaaaaattctcgCTCATTTCTCAGTTTGCAAACATTTGTCGcggtcaatgaaataaaaaaattggaactctaaagtttttttttttcatttgataactgcaaataattttaagcgaCTTTaagcttgaaatattaaaatttaaacgattaaatttttgttataaactgaaccctttttaaaatattaaattattttaattttaaatagtttaaaaatctttaaaaagcttcaaaattttatttgaaactcttgaaacgtctacatgttgttttaaattgattcaaattttaagttgatcttgaaatttttcagttcttctaaacatctttttaaatgattcgaattcttgctaaacatttttttaattctgaaaaattaaaaatgtttttttttgcaactttcctaggaatcttatgaaaatgttttttattccttTGAAGCCTTCCataattcttaaaaggcttctagGTTTTTGTGAGaaaactgcaaaaatctatattttattttaaatcaggtcGCGGGCCATTTCCACTAAAATTTgggtacgaatagccggattttgtcggtatatgcaaacacttcgtttaaattatttgaaatcatttccaatttttaattaattttgaatcttttcagaccttctaaatttttgtaggaacattttttcaatatttattgtacatcaaaattcaacaatcttacaatttttcttaattaaaaaaattcaaattttcaaattttagactaaaacaatattttaaatttaataaaagcctttaattattaatattttattttaaagttattataaaataaagaatagtTTGGAAAGTTTAAATTGAgcgtttatatttgtttaactacgaagactttccaattgaagtagtttaatttataatgtttatatctgtaaattctttaatgttaaactgatttcgaatcatcttgtaaaataaattattattcacttgttaatcctcaacgtatagtttaattttaaaaatcattacaatcattatatttaaataaaattctgtaaatgaaaaatgtacttttaaaacttaaaatccaaaattgaaatattgtaagtggaagattttcgaattacgcattgtaaacttgATTACAccgcaattgaaaaatataaaaattcaactaattatttaaaaaactgttgaaatcaaacttaggcttttgttttaattcataaaattctcggtctcataaaattcccggttaaaaCGTTGTCTACCCTGCATTAATTTATatagtattttatatttagatgTGGCCGATTTTAAATCTGAATTCCTACAAGgtgaatataatgaaaaaaaatctttccagTAGCAAGCGATGTCCGAATGTGGAGAGTTTAGGAGCTGATTTCGACGAGCAGCGAAAGATCGCAGAGGGTGCGG carries:
- the LOC117166957 gene encoding forkhead box protein N3-like isoform X2; this encodes MAPDRPDTSNMETAVGLTVTHVLDCGEAVYSVKEEDIPTEGSSTDELTVGSPRSEKSIEKSNQSDDDLTSLTWLHQQNLLKSLEISNPSKNAKVENVLNNNICEDSADLSENTNSVSSLDDSYSPDSNGKSPSSVQSQSIHSSGKSHQKVSQIFQERMQFEGAQSNQSKISLSNNNLPVSNRNKHPTHIPYDPHLHRSSKPPYSFSCLIFMAIEDSPVKALPVKEVYAWILDHFPYFRNAPTGWKNSVRHNLSLNKCFRKVEKAPNLGKGSLWMVDAQYRPNLIQALSRAPFPPPSAQNISSPEKIPRKSVSTRLPDPVLFPYLSKRLASSNICDSPEAEVDSDVDAAAAAMLSFKHGPIILNHNKDRKRKLPELEKLVPVITRSSSEDHTYSCITSIKLENKRCPNVESLGADFDEQRKIAEGADALLNLAGVSTVISQSRAHNSQGFSGGSKPEGPPKAKRRSTSNDFSNSDKRRRRWREWGEGNRYLKQVKG
- the LOC117166957 gene encoding forkhead box protein N3-like isoform X1, with product MAPDRPDTSNMETAVGLTVTHVLDCGEAVYSVKEEDIPTEGSSTDELTVGSPRSEKSIEKSNQSDDDLTSLTWLHQQNLLKSLEISNPSKNAKVENVLNNNICEDSADLSENTNSVSSLDDSYSPDSNGKSPSSVQSQSIHSSGKSHQKVSQIFQERMQFEGAQSNQSKISLSNNNLPVSNRNKHPTHIPYDPHLHRSSKPPYSFSCLIFMAIEDSPVKALPVKEVYAWILDHFPYFRNAPTGWKNSVRHNLSLNKCFRKVEKAPNLGKGSLWMVDAQYRPNLIQALSRAPFPPPSAQNISSPEKIPRKSVSTRLPDPVLFPYLSKRLASSNICDSPEAEVDSDVDAAAAAMLSFKHGPIILNHNKDRKRKLPELEKLVPVITRSSSEDHTYSCITSIKLENSKRCPNVESLGADFDEQRKIAEGADALLNLAGVSTVISQSRAHNSQGFSGGSKPEGPPKAKRRSTSNDFSNSDKRRRRWREWGEGNRYLKQVKG